In Zingiber officinale cultivar Zhangliang chromosome 6A, Zo_v1.1, whole genome shotgun sequence, a single genomic region encodes these proteins:
- the LOC121998471 gene encoding putative disease resistance protein RGA3: MAGALVGATAGFLANKVAILVELDEKLKAMAGTERKMEKFKELSTIIDMVIQDVESHPSINDAVKELLKNLKYLAYDLEDAADYYDTKVLQKNQRPKTFLRPVRNFFSSDNKVVFKGRVGGTIKAITESLESILLQKSILLNLPQGGVRMSEQREIHSCNSFVVIGREPEKNKIVDMLTNDDDDESSHSTLKVIAIVGMGGLGKTTLAQHVFNDEKVKAHFASSRMWTVVGAEFDPTKIMKSVLELATSKSVNFLEIDLVRQKIEKALSRKRFLIVLDDVWNEDPYEWGKLKAALTCGARGSKILVTTRSLHVCSIMSSSNTTTHQIQQLSKDDCLSLFQQFAFGDNEADDHQNLMEIGGKIVEKCGGVPLAAISLGSMLRSTRDETYWSSVLKSEIWQLRDEEQKVLAVLKWSYATLPLRSKKCFAFGSLFPKDYMMRKDQLIKLWISNGFVRSENFFDAETVGNRVFDDLVLRSFFLLAPFEDDPHVTHCTMHDLMHDLARSVSADVYWNSIQDSVEVIGNRTYHLYLDSTDVSKITEAFGKHLRTLILSSCRLFLNVNLLEIVSSELKFKFVRVLDLSCNDIEEMPSSIGNLIHLRYLNLSNNHIEVLPDSITHLPNLQYLNLDFNYKLRELPKDLGNMQSLRELTCRRRDFVGSVFQSGNGLTHMPHGLSRLTNLRSLPVFVAGDRTGACSILELEDLKLHGKMEIIFSKDFKNYSCGGRKILKNKDLNELYIVFNRLESNDKDVLDDLCPNTSLKKLIIFDYGSPQFPSWLIELPLPNLVEVCLVNCRVCEHIPPFGNLQFLKKLDLKFISDITHMGAEFHGYRGFPSLRELCLTRMNNLEEWSEYHGVHEFFPKLHLLQVSDCCKLKSMPRLPRIQELVISCCNGSLLSCIGRMTSLSVLKVSHMYNMTSLPSGCIRNLTSLTELKITNCIELQSLPGDEMQHLEMLRLLTIERCYNLASFPSEVGRLSSLCSLRLLDCHLIIFQPEELVQILNLVHQFQIQICGNEVNLRGQLQYLHTIRELSLRGAHYGFTKFKIRKGIAKLSICCCDELESLMTAEPTSRVLEKLCIDGISNLTTLPDWLQHLSSLCFLQLSGCPSIILQPEELVQILNSIHNFQIQICGNRVNLLGQLQHLHTLRGLSLSGAHYRSSIYEYRERYEDSELSICCCDELASLMTADAASSIVLEELYIDGISNLTTLPDWLQHLKSLRHLSIKNCSQLGTLPRGLKNLHMLETLSIFNCPQLKRRYENEIGEDWPTISHVSYVDIS, translated from the coding sequence ATGGCAGGAGCTTTGGTAGGTGCCACGGCTGGCTTCTTAGCCAACAAGGTGGCAATTCTCGTCGAACTCGACGAGAAACTCAAGGCAATGGCTGGTACCGAAAGGAAGATGGAGAAGTTCAAGGAGTTGTCCACGATCATTGACATGGTGATTCAAGACGTTGAGTCCCACCCTTCTATTAACGATGCTGTGAAAGAATTGCTGAAGAATCTCAAATACTTGGCCTACGATCTCGAAGATGCTGCGGATTACTATGACACCAAAGTCTTGCAGAAGAATCAGAGACCCAAAACTTTTTTAAGGCCGGTGCGTAATTTCTTCTCTTCTGATAATAAAGTTGTGTTTAAGGGCAGGGTAGGTGGCACGATAAAAGCTATAACAGAAAGTCTGGAATCTATTTTGCTGCAAAAGTCCATTCTTCTCAATTTGCCACAAGGCGGTGTCCGAATGTCGGAACAAAGAGAGATCCACTCCTGCAATAGCTTTGTTGTTATAGGGAGAGAACCAGAGAAGAATAAGATTGTCGACATGTTAacaaatgatgatgatgatgaaagcAGCCATAGCACATTGAAGGTCATTGCCATCGTTGGGATGGGTGGCCTGGGGAAGACTACACTTGCTCAGCATGTTTTCAATGATGAGAAGGTGAAAGCACATTTTGCAAGTTCCAGAATGTGGACAGTTGTCGGGGCTGAATTTGATCCCACAAAGATAATGAAGTCTGTATTAGAATTGGCTACAAGTAAATCAGTCAACTTCTTAGAAATAGATTTAGTGAGGCAGAAAATAGAAAAAGCGTTATCCAGGAAGAGATTTCTGATCGTGCTAGATGATGTATGGAATGAAGATCCATATGAGTGGGGTAAACTGAAAGCAGCCTTAACATGTGGGGCAAGAGGAAGCAAAATTTTGGTGACAACCCGTAGCCTACATGTCTGTTCGATTATGAGCTCATCCAATACCACCACCCACCAAATACAACAGTTGTCCAAAGATGATTGTTTGTCCTTGTTTCAACAATTTGCTTTTGGAGATAACGAAGCAGATGATCATCAAAACTTGATGGAAATTGGTGGAAAGATTGTTGAGAAATGTGGCGGTGTGCCCTTGGCTGCCATATCTCTTGGTAGCATGCTCCGTAGCACTCGAGATGAGACTTATTGGTCCTCAGTATTGAAGAGTGAAATATGGCAACTCCGAGATGAGGAACAGAAAGTGTTAGCTGTACTAAAGTGGAGCTATGCCACTCTTCCTCTACGGTCAAAGAAGTGTTTTGCATTTGGTTCCTTATTCCCGAAAGACTATATGATGCGAAAGGATCAATTGATAAAGCTATGGATATCAAATGGTTTTGTACGTTCAGAAAATTTTTTTGATGCTGAAACAGTGGGCAACCGTGTTTTTGATGATCTTGTGCTGAGATCATTCTTTCTCTTGGCCCCTTTTGAAGATGATCCTCATGTAACACACTGTACGATGCATGATTTGATGCATGACCTAGCACGATCAGTATCTGCAGATGTATATTGGAATTCTATTCAAGACTCAGTGGAAGTTATTGGAAACAGAACATATCATTTGTATCTAGACTCAACAGATGTATCAAAAATTACTGAGGCCTTTGGCAAGCACTTGCGTACCCTTATATTAAGCAGTTGTAGGTTATTTCTGAATGTCAATCTACTTGAAATTGTTTCCTCAGAACTGAAATTCAAATTTGTACGGGTGTTAGATTTAAGTTGCAATGACATCGAGGAGATGCCATCGTCAATAGGAAATCTGATACATTTGAGGTACCTCAACTTATCTAATAATCATATTGAAGTTCTACCCGACTCCATAACCCATCTCCCCAATTTACAGTATCTCAATCTCGATTTCAATTACAAACTTCGAGAGCTACCAAAAGATTTAGGGAATATGCAAAGCCTTCGAGAGCTTACTTGCAGGCGTCGGGATTTCGTAGGTAGTGTTTTCCAAAGTGGTAACGGATTGACACACATGCCCCATGGGTTGTCACGACTAACTAATCTTCGAAGTTTACCTGTCTTTGTTGCTGGGGACAGAACTGGCGCATGCTCAATTTTAGAACTTGAGGATTTGAAGCTTCATGGAAAAATGGAAATTATATTTTCCAAAGATTTTAAGAATTATTCTTGTGGTGGAAGAAAAATCTTGAAGAATAAAGATCTTAATGAACTATACATAGTGTTTAATCGTTTGGAGAGTAATGACAAGGACGTGTTGGATGATCTTTGTCCCAACACGAGCTTAAAGAAGTTAATCATAttcgactatgggagcccacagTTTCCATCATGGTTGATAGAGTTACCACTGCCAAATTTGGTTGAAGTTTGCCTCGTAAACTGCCGTGTTTGTGAGCATATTCCTCCGTTTGGAAATCTACAGTTTCTTAAGAAGCTCGACTTAAAGTTTATCAGTGACATCACACATATGGGTGCTGAGTTCCATGGGTACAGAGGCTTTCCTTCCCTTCGAGAACTCTGCTTGACTCGTATGAATAATTTAGAGGAATGGTCAGAGTATCATGGTGTCCATGAGTTCTTCCCTAAACTGCATCTGCTGCAGGTTTCCGATTGTTGCAAATTGAAAAGTATGCCGAGACTTCCTAGAATCCAAGAGCTTGTGATATCATGCTGCAACGGGAGCCTACTCTCTTGTATCGGAAGGATGACTTCTCTTTCTGTTCTCAAAGTGAGCCATATGTACAACATGACATCTCTTCCAAGTGGCTGCATCAGAAACCTCACATCCTTGACagaattaaaaattacaaattgcATAGAACTCCAATCTCTTCCTGGGGATGAAATGCAACACCTAGAAATGCTTCGTTTATTGACCATTGAACGGTGTTATAATTTGGCATCCTTCCCGTCGGAAGTGGGACGTCTCAGTTCTCTTTGTTCTCTACGGCTCTTAGATTGTCATCTTATAATATTTCAGCCAGAAGAACTTGTACAAATCTTGAATTTAGTACATCAGTTCCAAATACAGATTTGTGGCAACGAAGTTAATTTACGCGGGCAACTGCAATACTTACACACAATCAGAGAATTGTCTCTACGTGGTGCACATTATGGATTTACTAAGTTCAAGATTAGGAAAGGAATCGCAAAACTAAGTATTTGTTGTTGTGATGAATTGGAGTCCTTGATGACAGCAGAACCAACAAGCAGGGTGCTAGAAAAACTATGCATAGATGGAATTTCCAATCTCACGACCTTGCCTGACTGGCTACAACATCTCAGTTCTCTTTGTTTTCTACAGCTCTCAGGTTGTCCAAGTATAATATTGCAGCCAGAAGAACTCGTACAAATCCTGAATTCAATACATAATTTCCAAATACAGATTTGTGGAAACAGAGTCAATTTACTTGGGCAACTGCAACACTTGCACACGCTCAGAGGACTGTCTCTAAGTGGTGCACATTATAGATCATCTATCTACGAGTACCGTGAACGATATGAAGATTCAGAATTAAGTATTTGTTGTTGTGATGAATTGGCGTCGTTGATGACAGCAGACGCAGCAAGTAgtattgttttagaagaactataTATAGATGGAATTTCCAATCTCACAACCTTGCCTGACTGGCTACAACATCTCAAGTCTCTTCGTCATCTATCAATCAAGAACTGCTCACAATTAGGAACGCTGCCAAGGGGCTTGAAGAATCTACATATGTTGGAAACTTTGAGTATTTTCAACTGCCCACAATTGAAAAGAAGATACGAAAATGAGATTGGCGAAGATTGGCCGACCATCTCACATGTGTCATACGTTGATATTTCATAG